The following proteins are co-located in the Solenopsis invicta isolate M01_SB chromosome 7, UNIL_Sinv_3.0, whole genome shotgun sequence genome:
- the LOC105193518 gene encoding cytosolic carboxypeptidase 6 isoform X2, translating into MSEDTDSEDSDAEGGLGNVNKMVMRPPGHSGKAKKGHICFDATFETGNLGRVDLISEFEYDLFIRPDTCGPRLRLWFNFTVDNVKADQRVIFNIVNISKSANLFRQGMTPLVKSSTRPKWQRIPREQVFYYRSAQHQNHYVLSFAFAFDREDDVYQFSLTYPYSYTRYMAHLDNLCSRLLYTRRETLAESIQKKNVELVTITSDLEDTERPRKVVVVLARVHPGESPSSFVCQGLMDFLVSAHPIAQVLREYVIFKIVPMLNPDGVFLGNYRSTVMGLDLNRSWNCISEWIHPTLLATRAMLKSLDKNSHTPLDCVLDLHAHTNATGVFVYGNTYEDVYRYERHIVLPKLLAQHAEDYEMGNTMYNQDPNKGGTARRYLCSILKEHVNCYSIEVSMYGYNKKGIPGIMPYTEEGYYRLGRNLARVFLEYYKLTGLIPSGLPDQPSSKRARQSRQRHRLPREPRPKTVRTPATLHLASIYEYFREKPEPLPSARYRSMSGTRMGQQPGTGIASETGTGVDGGCRSPSYRFRSPGAPLDRVQTLSRQPVAAAAAAAVTPAPVEPRLTIIDFNQLTRGGLELAANKNRPTATVPRKRIVKSRR; encoded by the exons ATGTCCGAAGATACCG ACAGTGAAGACAGCGATGCCGAGGGTGGTTTGGGCAACGTAAACAAAATGGTAATGCGACCACCTGGCCACAGCGGTAAAGCTAAGAAGGGCCACATTTGCTTCGATGCGACCTTTGAAACCGGCAACCTCGGCAGAGTGGACTTGATCTCCGAATTCGAGTACGATCTCTTCATTAGGCCTGACACTTGTGGACCCAGATTACGCCTGTGGTTTAACTTTACCGTGGACAACGTAAAGGCGGATCAACGAGTGATCTTCAACATCGTAAACATCTCTAAAAGCGCCAATCTCTTCCGACAAGGAATGACGCCGTTAGTCAAGAGCAGCACTAGACCGAAATGGCAGAGAATACCGCGAGAACAG GTATTCTATTATAGATCTGCGCAGCATCAGAATCACTACGTGCTGAGCTTCGCTTTCGCATTCGACCGCGAAGACGATGTTTACCAATTCTCTCTGACATATCCGTATTCATACACGCGTTACATGGCGCACCTCGACAACTTATGTAGCAGACTATTATACACGAGAAGAGAGACGCTGGCCGAGTCGATCCAAAAGAAGAATGTAGAGCTCGTGACTATAACCTCCGACCTCGAAGACACGGAACGACCTAGAAAAGTGGTCGTCGTCCTCGCTAGAGTTCACCCCGGCGAGTCGCCGTCCTCCTTCGTGTGTCAGGGTTTGATGGACTTCTTGGTCAGCGCGCATCCAATCGCTCAAGTGTTAAGAGAATACGTGATCTTTAAGATAGTGCCGATGCTGAACCCTGACGGTGTTTTTCTCGGAAATTACAG ATCCACCGTGATGGGATTGGATCTGAATCGATCCTGGAACTGCATTTCCGAATGGATTCATCCTACCCTGCTGGCGACTAGAGCGATGTTGAAGTCGCTAGATAAGAACTCGCATACACCATTGGATTGCGTACTAGATTTACACGCTCATACCAACGCCACGGGTGTCTTCGTCTACGGAAATACGTATGAAGATGTCTACCG GTACGAGAGGCACATTGTCCTGCCGAAATTGTTAGCTCAGCACGCGGAGGATTATGAAATGGGCAACACCATGTACAATCAAGATCCCAACAAAGGCGGAACCGCCCGCCGCTATTTGTGCTCTATCCTAAAGGAACACGTCAACTGCTACAGCATCGAGGTTTCTATGTACGGTTACAATAAAAAGGGAATTCCGGGTATAATGCCATATACGGAAGAAGGAT ATTACAGATTAGGTCGCAATTTGGCACGCGTTTTTCTAGAATATTACAAGCTCACTGGGCTTATCCCATCAGGACTTCCCGATCAGCCATCTAGTAAACGAGCGCGTCAGTCTCGGCAGAGACATCGTCTTCCAAGGGAGCCCAGACCGAAAACAGTCCGAACTCCAGCGACCTTGCATCTCGCCAGCATCTAcga GTACTTCCGGGAGAAACCTGAGCCGCTCCCGAGCGCTCGTTACCGATCGATGAGCGGTACGCGGATGGGACAGCAGCCCGGAACTGGAATCGCGAGTGAAACTGGAACGGGCGTCGACGGCGGGTGCAGGAGCCCGAGCTACAGGTTCCGGAGCCCCGGGGCACCGCTCGACAGGGTGCAGACCCTGTCAAGGCAacccgtcgccgccgccgccgctgccgccgtcacCCCCGCCCCCGTTGAGCCGCGGCTCACCATTATCGATTTCAATCAGCTGACACGGGGCGGTTTGGAGCTCGCAGCCAACAAGAACAGACCGACGGCGACGGTCCCACGCAAGAGGATCGTAAAGTCGCGTAGATAA
- the LOC105193518 gene encoding cytosolic carboxypeptidase 6 isoform X1 gives MAFSGEGRDPLENTSLYQRADSEDSDAEGGLGNVNKMVMRPPGHSGKAKKGHICFDATFETGNLGRVDLISEFEYDLFIRPDTCGPRLRLWFNFTVDNVKADQRVIFNIVNISKSANLFRQGMTPLVKSSTRPKWQRIPREQVFYYRSAQHQNHYVLSFAFAFDREDDVYQFSLTYPYSYTRYMAHLDNLCSRLLYTRRETLAESIQKKNVELVTITSDLEDTERPRKVVVVLARVHPGESPSSFVCQGLMDFLVSAHPIAQVLREYVIFKIVPMLNPDGVFLGNYRSTVMGLDLNRSWNCISEWIHPTLLATRAMLKSLDKNSHTPLDCVLDLHAHTNATGVFVYGNTYEDVYRYERHIVLPKLLAQHAEDYEMGNTMYNQDPNKGGTARRYLCSILKEHVNCYSIEVSMYGYNKKGIPGIMPYTEEGYYRLGRNLARVFLEYYKLTGLIPSGLPDQPSSKRARQSRQRHRLPREPRPKTVRTPATLHLASIYEYFREKPEPLPSARYRSMSGTRMGQQPGTGIASETGTGVDGGCRSPSYRFRSPGAPLDRVQTLSRQPVAAAAAAAVTPAPVEPRLTIIDFNQLTRGGLELAANKNRPTATVPRKRIVKSRR, from the exons ATGGCCTTCTCTGGCGAGGGACGAGACCCCTTGGAGAATACTAGTCTTTATCAGCGCGCCG ACAGTGAAGACAGCGATGCCGAGGGTGGTTTGGGCAACGTAAACAAAATGGTAATGCGACCACCTGGCCACAGCGGTAAAGCTAAGAAGGGCCACATTTGCTTCGATGCGACCTTTGAAACCGGCAACCTCGGCAGAGTGGACTTGATCTCCGAATTCGAGTACGATCTCTTCATTAGGCCTGACACTTGTGGACCCAGATTACGCCTGTGGTTTAACTTTACCGTGGACAACGTAAAGGCGGATCAACGAGTGATCTTCAACATCGTAAACATCTCTAAAAGCGCCAATCTCTTCCGACAAGGAATGACGCCGTTAGTCAAGAGCAGCACTAGACCGAAATGGCAGAGAATACCGCGAGAACAG GTATTCTATTATAGATCTGCGCAGCATCAGAATCACTACGTGCTGAGCTTCGCTTTCGCATTCGACCGCGAAGACGATGTTTACCAATTCTCTCTGACATATCCGTATTCATACACGCGTTACATGGCGCACCTCGACAACTTATGTAGCAGACTATTATACACGAGAAGAGAGACGCTGGCCGAGTCGATCCAAAAGAAGAATGTAGAGCTCGTGACTATAACCTCCGACCTCGAAGACACGGAACGACCTAGAAAAGTGGTCGTCGTCCTCGCTAGAGTTCACCCCGGCGAGTCGCCGTCCTCCTTCGTGTGTCAGGGTTTGATGGACTTCTTGGTCAGCGCGCATCCAATCGCTCAAGTGTTAAGAGAATACGTGATCTTTAAGATAGTGCCGATGCTGAACCCTGACGGTGTTTTTCTCGGAAATTACAG ATCCACCGTGATGGGATTGGATCTGAATCGATCCTGGAACTGCATTTCCGAATGGATTCATCCTACCCTGCTGGCGACTAGAGCGATGTTGAAGTCGCTAGATAAGAACTCGCATACACCATTGGATTGCGTACTAGATTTACACGCTCATACCAACGCCACGGGTGTCTTCGTCTACGGAAATACGTATGAAGATGTCTACCG GTACGAGAGGCACATTGTCCTGCCGAAATTGTTAGCTCAGCACGCGGAGGATTATGAAATGGGCAACACCATGTACAATCAAGATCCCAACAAAGGCGGAACCGCCCGCCGCTATTTGTGCTCTATCCTAAAGGAACACGTCAACTGCTACAGCATCGAGGTTTCTATGTACGGTTACAATAAAAAGGGAATTCCGGGTATAATGCCATATACGGAAGAAGGAT ATTACAGATTAGGTCGCAATTTGGCACGCGTTTTTCTAGAATATTACAAGCTCACTGGGCTTATCCCATCAGGACTTCCCGATCAGCCATCTAGTAAACGAGCGCGTCAGTCTCGGCAGAGACATCGTCTTCCAAGGGAGCCCAGACCGAAAACAGTCCGAACTCCAGCGACCTTGCATCTCGCCAGCATCTAcga GTACTTCCGGGAGAAACCTGAGCCGCTCCCGAGCGCTCGTTACCGATCGATGAGCGGTACGCGGATGGGACAGCAGCCCGGAACTGGAATCGCGAGTGAAACTGGAACGGGCGTCGACGGCGGGTGCAGGAGCCCGAGCTACAGGTTCCGGAGCCCCGGGGCACCGCTCGACAGGGTGCAGACCCTGTCAAGGCAacccgtcgccgccgccgccgctgccgccgtcacCCCCGCCCCCGTTGAGCCGCGGCTCACCATTATCGATTTCAATCAGCTGACACGGGGCGGTTTGGAGCTCGCAGCCAACAAGAACAGACCGACGGCGACGGTCCCACGCAAGAGGATCGTAAAGTCGCGTAGATAA